One region of Drosophila subobscura isolate 14011-0131.10 chromosome J, UCBerk_Dsub_1.0, whole genome shotgun sequence genomic DNA includes:
- the LOC117894618 gene encoding cleavage and polyadenylation specificity factor subunit CG7185 isoform X5, with protein sequence MADVVLDLYAEDLDKDFAGQSQDEFGGDGVDLYDDIGGPTEAAASGGGGGGTPSVDGAAGPGSGDSASSGGGGPNGVYHQGGGSLTPTMNRRYQLYVGNLTWWTTDQDISNALRDIGVNDLQEVKFFENRANGQSKGFSVISLGTESSLRAVLDQLPKKEMHGQAPVVTYPSKQALTQFESLQKTRPVPPPQQNGPPRGPAPPNMGGGPMPPHPGGPQGGPPGHPPRGMNPIMAPGQYRPQHMSQVPQVGPNNGPPRMQFQGPMGMPVRGPPGPDWRRPPMHGGFPPQGPPRGLPQAPGPGGPHGAPAPHVNPAFFNQPGGPNQHPGMGGPPHGGPGGPQPGMNMPPQQGMNMPPQHGPPPQFAQHGPRGPWPPPQGKPPGPFPDPQMGPQLTEAEFEEVMSRNRTVSSSAIARAVSDAAAGEYSSAIETLVTAISLIKQSKVAHDERCKILISSLQDTLHGIEAKSYNRRERSRSRERSHRSRQRRERSSSRYRERSRERERDRDRERERDGGSYRERSRSRERERQAQDHYRDESSSRSARPRKSPEPVVAEAAEAPSSKRYYEDRERYRSSDRERRDRDRDRDRERERDRDRREEHRSRH encoded by the exons ATGGCCGATGTGGTCTTGGACTTGTACGCCGAAGACCTGGACAAGGACTTTGCCGGCCAGTCTCAG GACGAATTCGGAGGCGACGGCGTTGATCTCTATGATGACATTGGCGGACCCACCGAGGCGGCTGCCTCTGGTGGCGGGGGCGGCGGCACCCCCTCGGTGGATGGTGCTGCCGGACCAGGCTCGGGAGACTCTGCGTCCAGCGGAGGTGGCGGTCCCAATGGAGTGTACCATCAGGGCGGTGGTAGCTTAACTCCAACCATGAACCGTCGCTACCAGCTATACGTGGGGAATCTCACATGGTGGACAACGGACCAGGACATCTCCAATGCACTGCGGGACATTGGCGTCAACGACTTGCAGGAGGTGAAGTTCTTTGAGAATCGTGCAAATGGACAGTCCAAGGGTTTCAGCGTCATATCGCTGGGCACGGAATCCAGCTTGAGAGCCGTTTTGGATCAACTGCCAAAGAAGGAGATGCACGGTCAGGCCCCGGTGGTCACGTATCCCAGCAAGCAAGCGCTCACGCAATTCGAGAGTCTGCAGAAAACAAGaccagtgccgccgccgcagcagaaTGGTCCGCCACGCGGTCCAGCGCCGCCCAACATGGGTGGTGGCCCAATGCCGCCACATCCAGGTGGGCCACAAGGCGGTCCGCCCGGTCATCCGCCACGCGGCATGAATCCCATAATGGCGCCGGGCCAGTACCGACCGCAGCATATGTCGCAAGTCCCGCAAGTGGGACCCAATAACGGACCTCCGCGAATGCAG TTCCAGGGACCCATGGGTATGCCTGTGCGGGGTCCGCCAGGTCCCGACTGGCGGCGTCCGCCCATGCACGGCGGCTTCCCGCCTCAGGGTCCGCCGCGTGGTCTTCCCCAAGCGCCGGGCCCAGGCGGACCGCATGGCGCACCCGCACCACATGTGAATCCAGCTTTCTTCAACCAGCCCGGCGGTCCAAATCAGCATCCGGGCATGGGCGGACCACCGCACGGCGGACCAGGTGGGCCACAGCCAGGCATGAACATGCCACCGCAACAGGGCATGAATATGCCACCGCAGCACGGTCCACCGCCGCAGTTTGCGCAGCATGGACCACGCGGTCCATGGCCACCACCGCAGGGCAAGCCGCCAGGACCGTTCCCCGATCCACAAATGGGCCCACAGCTAACGGAGGCTGAGTTCGAGGAGGTGATGAGCAGAAATCGCACGGTCAGCAGTTCAGCAATTGCCAG aGCTGTGTCGGATGCCGCAGCCGGCGAATACTCCAGCGCCATTGAGACACTGGTCACAGCCATTTCGCTGATTAAACAATCAAAAGTGGCACACGATGAGCGTTGCAAGATACTGATCAGCTCACTGCAGGACACACTGCACGGCATCGAGGCGAAGAGCTATAATCGACGCGAACGTTCGCGCTCCAGGGAGCGTTCCCAtcgcagcaggcagaggcgtGAACGCTCATCCTCGCGGTATCGCGAACGGTCACGCGAAAGGGAGCGTGATCGCGATCGCGAGCGTGAACGGGATGGCGG CAGCTATCGCGAGCGGTCGCGCAGTAGAGAACGTGAACGTCAGGCTCAAGATCACTACAGGGATGAAAG cagcagtcgctcgGCACGTCCAAGGAAGTCGCCCGAGCCCGTTGTGGCGGAAGCAGCTGAGGCGCCGTCATCGAAACGCTACTATGAGGATCGGGAACGGTATCGCTCATCGGATAGGGAGCGTCGTGATCGCGATCGGGATCGTGATCGTGAGAGGGAGCGTGATCGCGACAGGCGGGAGGAGCATCGGTCCAGGCATTGA
- the LOC117894618 gene encoding cleavage and polyadenylation specificity factor subunit CG7185 isoform X4 produces the protein MADVVLDLYAEDLDKDFAGQSQDEFGGDGVDLYDDIGGPTEAAASGGGGGGTPSVDGAAGPGSGDSASSGGGGPNGVYHQGGGSLTPTMNRRYQLYVGNLTWWTTDQDISNALRDIGVNDLQEVKFFENRANGQSKGFSVISLGTESSLRAVLDQLPKKEMHGQAPVVTYPSKQALTQFESLQKTRPVPPPQQNGPPRGPAPPNMGGGPMPPHPGGPQGGPPGHPPRGMNPIMAPGQYRPQHMSQVPQVGPNNGPPRMQPPMHPQGGLMGNQQPPPRYPQAQGQWPGQRPGGPRPGPPNGPPQRPMFQGPMGMPVRGPPGPDWRRPPMHGGFPPQGPPRGLPQAPGPGGPHGAPAPHVNPAFFNQPGGPNQHPGMGGPPHGGPGGPQPGMNMPPQQGMNMPPQHGPPPQFAQHGPRGPWPPPQGKPPGPFPDPQMGPQLTEAEFEEVMSRNRTVSSSAIARAVSDAAAGEYSSAIETLVTAISLIKQSKVAHDERCKILISSLQDTLHGIEAKSYNRRERSRSRERSHRSRQRRERSSSRYRERSRERERDRDRERERDGGYRERSRSRERERQAQDHYRDESSRSARPRKSPEPVVAEAAEAPSSKRYYEDRERYRSSDRERRDRDRDRDRERERDRDRREEHRSRH, from the exons ATGGCCGATGTGGTCTTGGACTTGTACGCCGAAGACCTGGACAAGGACTTTGCCGGCCAGTCTCAG GACGAATTCGGAGGCGACGGCGTTGATCTCTATGATGACATTGGCGGACCCACCGAGGCGGCTGCCTCTGGTGGCGGGGGCGGCGGCACCCCCTCGGTGGATGGTGCTGCCGGACCAGGCTCGGGAGACTCTGCGTCCAGCGGAGGTGGCGGTCCCAATGGAGTGTACCATCAGGGCGGTGGTAGCTTAACTCCAACCATGAACCGTCGCTACCAGCTATACGTGGGGAATCTCACATGGTGGACAACGGACCAGGACATCTCCAATGCACTGCGGGACATTGGCGTCAACGACTTGCAGGAGGTGAAGTTCTTTGAGAATCGTGCAAATGGACAGTCCAAGGGTTTCAGCGTCATATCGCTGGGCACGGAATCCAGCTTGAGAGCCGTTTTGGATCAACTGCCAAAGAAGGAGATGCACGGTCAGGCCCCGGTGGTCACGTATCCCAGCAAGCAAGCGCTCACGCAATTCGAGAGTCTGCAGAAAACAAGaccagtgccgccgccgcagcagaaTGGTCCGCCACGCGGTCCAGCGCCGCCCAACATGGGTGGTGGCCCAATGCCGCCACATCCAGGTGGGCCACAAGGCGGTCCGCCCGGTCATCCGCCACGCGGCATGAATCCCATAATGGCGCCGGGCCAGTACCGACCGCAGCATATGTCGCAAGTCCCGCAAGTGGGACCCAATAACGGACCTCCGCGAATGCAG CCGCCAATGCATCCGCAGGGCGGTCTCATGGGCAACCAACAGCCGCCACCCAGATATCCGCAAGCACAGGGCCAATGGCCAGGTCAGAGGCCGGGCGGGCCGCGACCAGGTCCACCAAACGGACCACCGCAACGACCAATG TTCCAGGGACCCATGGGTATGCCTGTGCGGGGTCCGCCAGGTCCCGACTGGCGGCGTCCGCCCATGCACGGCGGCTTCCCGCCTCAGGGTCCGCCGCGTGGTCTTCCCCAAGCGCCGGGCCCAGGCGGACCGCATGGCGCACCCGCACCACATGTGAATCCAGCTTTCTTCAACCAGCCCGGCGGTCCAAATCAGCATCCGGGCATGGGCGGACCACCGCACGGCGGACCAGGTGGGCCACAGCCAGGCATGAACATGCCACCGCAACAGGGCATGAATATGCCACCGCAGCACGGTCCACCGCCGCAGTTTGCGCAGCATGGACCACGCGGTCCATGGCCACCACCGCAGGGCAAGCCGCCAGGACCGTTCCCCGATCCACAAATGGGCCCACAGCTAACGGAGGCTGAGTTCGAGGAGGTGATGAGCAGAAATCGCACGGTCAGCAGTTCAGCAATTGCCAG aGCTGTGTCGGATGCCGCAGCCGGCGAATACTCCAGCGCCATTGAGACACTGGTCACAGCCATTTCGCTGATTAAACAATCAAAAGTGGCACACGATGAGCGTTGCAAGATACTGATCAGCTCACTGCAGGACACACTGCACGGCATCGAGGCGAAGAGCTATAATCGACGCGAACGTTCGCGCTCCAGGGAGCGTTCCCAtcgcagcaggcagaggcgtGAACGCTCATCCTCGCGGTATCGCGAACGGTCACGCGAAAGGGAGCGTGATCGCGATCGCGAGCGTGAACGGGATGGCGG CTATCGCGAGCGGTCGCGCAGTAGAGAACGTGAACGTCAGGCTCAAGATCACTACAGGGATGAAAG cagtcgctcgGCACGTCCAAGGAAGTCGCCCGAGCCCGTTGTGGCGGAAGCAGCTGAGGCGCCGTCATCGAAACGCTACTATGAGGATCGGGAACGGTATCGCTCATCGGATAGGGAGCGTCGTGATCGCGATCGGGATCGTGATCGTGAGAGGGAGCGTGATCGCGACAGGCGGGAGGAGCATCGGTCCAGGCATTGA
- the LOC117894618 gene encoding cleavage and polyadenylation specificity factor subunit CG7185 isoform X3 → MADVVLDLYAEDLDKDFAGQSQDEFGGDGVDLYDDIGGPTEAAASGGGGGGTPSVDGAAGPGSGDSASSGGGGPNGVYHQGGGSLTPTMNRRYQLYVGNLTWWTTDQDISNALRDIGVNDLQEVKFFENRANGQSKGFSVISLGTESSLRAVLDQLPKKEMHGQAPVVTYPSKQALTQFESLQKTRPVPPPQQNGPPRGPAPPNMGGGPMPPHPGGPQGGPPGHPPRGMNPIMAPGQYRPQHMSQVPQVGPNNGPPRMQPPMHPQGGLMGNQQPPPRYPQAQGQWPGQRPGGPRPGPPNGPPQRPMFQGPMGMPVRGPPGPDWRRPPMHGGFPPQGPPRGLPQAPGPGGPHGAPAPHVNPAFFNQPGGPNQHPGMGGPPHGGPGGPQPGMNMPPQQGMNMPPQHGPPPQFAQHGPRGPWPPPQGKPPGPFPDPQMGPQLTEAEFEEVMSRNRTVSSSAIARAVSDAAAGEYSSAIETLVTAISLIKQSKVAHDERCKILISSLQDTLHGIEAKSYNRRERSRSRERSHRSRQRRERSSSRYRERSRERERDRDRERERDGGYRERSRSRERERQAQDHYRDESSSRSARPRKSPEPVVAEAAEAPSSKRYYEDRERYRSSDRERRDRDRDRDRERERDRDRREEHRSRH, encoded by the exons ATGGCCGATGTGGTCTTGGACTTGTACGCCGAAGACCTGGACAAGGACTTTGCCGGCCAGTCTCAG GACGAATTCGGAGGCGACGGCGTTGATCTCTATGATGACATTGGCGGACCCACCGAGGCGGCTGCCTCTGGTGGCGGGGGCGGCGGCACCCCCTCGGTGGATGGTGCTGCCGGACCAGGCTCGGGAGACTCTGCGTCCAGCGGAGGTGGCGGTCCCAATGGAGTGTACCATCAGGGCGGTGGTAGCTTAACTCCAACCATGAACCGTCGCTACCAGCTATACGTGGGGAATCTCACATGGTGGACAACGGACCAGGACATCTCCAATGCACTGCGGGACATTGGCGTCAACGACTTGCAGGAGGTGAAGTTCTTTGAGAATCGTGCAAATGGACAGTCCAAGGGTTTCAGCGTCATATCGCTGGGCACGGAATCCAGCTTGAGAGCCGTTTTGGATCAACTGCCAAAGAAGGAGATGCACGGTCAGGCCCCGGTGGTCACGTATCCCAGCAAGCAAGCGCTCACGCAATTCGAGAGTCTGCAGAAAACAAGaccagtgccgccgccgcagcagaaTGGTCCGCCACGCGGTCCAGCGCCGCCCAACATGGGTGGTGGCCCAATGCCGCCACATCCAGGTGGGCCACAAGGCGGTCCGCCCGGTCATCCGCCACGCGGCATGAATCCCATAATGGCGCCGGGCCAGTACCGACCGCAGCATATGTCGCAAGTCCCGCAAGTGGGACCCAATAACGGACCTCCGCGAATGCAG CCGCCAATGCATCCGCAGGGCGGTCTCATGGGCAACCAACAGCCGCCACCCAGATATCCGCAAGCACAGGGCCAATGGCCAGGTCAGAGGCCGGGCGGGCCGCGACCAGGTCCACCAAACGGACCACCGCAACGACCAATG TTCCAGGGACCCATGGGTATGCCTGTGCGGGGTCCGCCAGGTCCCGACTGGCGGCGTCCGCCCATGCACGGCGGCTTCCCGCCTCAGGGTCCGCCGCGTGGTCTTCCCCAAGCGCCGGGCCCAGGCGGACCGCATGGCGCACCCGCACCACATGTGAATCCAGCTTTCTTCAACCAGCCCGGCGGTCCAAATCAGCATCCGGGCATGGGCGGACCACCGCACGGCGGACCAGGTGGGCCACAGCCAGGCATGAACATGCCACCGCAACAGGGCATGAATATGCCACCGCAGCACGGTCCACCGCCGCAGTTTGCGCAGCATGGACCACGCGGTCCATGGCCACCACCGCAGGGCAAGCCGCCAGGACCGTTCCCCGATCCACAAATGGGCCCACAGCTAACGGAGGCTGAGTTCGAGGAGGTGATGAGCAGAAATCGCACGGTCAGCAGTTCAGCAATTGCCAG aGCTGTGTCGGATGCCGCAGCCGGCGAATACTCCAGCGCCATTGAGACACTGGTCACAGCCATTTCGCTGATTAAACAATCAAAAGTGGCACACGATGAGCGTTGCAAGATACTGATCAGCTCACTGCAGGACACACTGCACGGCATCGAGGCGAAGAGCTATAATCGACGCGAACGTTCGCGCTCCAGGGAGCGTTCCCAtcgcagcaggcagaggcgtGAACGCTCATCCTCGCGGTATCGCGAACGGTCACGCGAAAGGGAGCGTGATCGCGATCGCGAGCGTGAACGGGATGGCGG CTATCGCGAGCGGTCGCGCAGTAGAGAACGTGAACGTCAGGCTCAAGATCACTACAGGGATGAAAG cagcagtcgctcgGCACGTCCAAGGAAGTCGCCCGAGCCCGTTGTGGCGGAAGCAGCTGAGGCGCCGTCATCGAAACGCTACTATGAGGATCGGGAACGGTATCGCTCATCGGATAGGGAGCGTCGTGATCGCGATCGGGATCGTGATCGTGAGAGGGAGCGTGATCGCGACAGGCGGGAGGAGCATCGGTCCAGGCATTGA
- the LOC117894618 gene encoding cleavage and polyadenylation specificity factor subunit CG7185 isoform X2, whose translation MADVVLDLYAEDLDKDFAGQSQDEFGGDGVDLYDDIGGPTEAAASGGGGGGTPSVDGAAGPGSGDSASSGGGGPNGVYHQGGGSLTPTMNRRYQLYVGNLTWWTTDQDISNALRDIGVNDLQEVKFFENRANGQSKGFSVISLGTESSLRAVLDQLPKKEMHGQAPVVTYPSKQALTQFESLQKTRPVPPPQQNGPPRGPAPPNMGGGPMPPHPGGPQGGPPGHPPRGMNPIMAPGQYRPQHMSQVPQVGPNNGPPRMQPPMHPQGGLMGNQQPPPRYPQAQGQWPGQRPGGPRPGPPNGPPQRPMFQGPMGMPVRGPPGPDWRRPPMHGGFPPQGPPRGLPQAPGPGGPHGAPAPHVNPAFFNQPGGPNQHPGMGGPPHGGPGGPQPGMNMPPQQGMNMPPQHGPPPQFAQHGPRGPWPPPQGKPPGPFPDPQMGPQLTEAEFEEVMSRNRTVSSSAIARAVSDAAAGEYSSAIETLVTAISLIKQSKVAHDERCKILISSLQDTLHGIEAKSYNRRERSRSRERSHRSRQRRERSSSRYRERSRERERDRDRERERDGGSYRERSRSRERERQAQDHYRDESSRSARPRKSPEPVVAEAAEAPSSKRYYEDRERYRSSDRERRDRDRDRDRERERDRDRREEHRSRH comes from the exons ATGGCCGATGTGGTCTTGGACTTGTACGCCGAAGACCTGGACAAGGACTTTGCCGGCCAGTCTCAG GACGAATTCGGAGGCGACGGCGTTGATCTCTATGATGACATTGGCGGACCCACCGAGGCGGCTGCCTCTGGTGGCGGGGGCGGCGGCACCCCCTCGGTGGATGGTGCTGCCGGACCAGGCTCGGGAGACTCTGCGTCCAGCGGAGGTGGCGGTCCCAATGGAGTGTACCATCAGGGCGGTGGTAGCTTAACTCCAACCATGAACCGTCGCTACCAGCTATACGTGGGGAATCTCACATGGTGGACAACGGACCAGGACATCTCCAATGCACTGCGGGACATTGGCGTCAACGACTTGCAGGAGGTGAAGTTCTTTGAGAATCGTGCAAATGGACAGTCCAAGGGTTTCAGCGTCATATCGCTGGGCACGGAATCCAGCTTGAGAGCCGTTTTGGATCAACTGCCAAAGAAGGAGATGCACGGTCAGGCCCCGGTGGTCACGTATCCCAGCAAGCAAGCGCTCACGCAATTCGAGAGTCTGCAGAAAACAAGaccagtgccgccgccgcagcagaaTGGTCCGCCACGCGGTCCAGCGCCGCCCAACATGGGTGGTGGCCCAATGCCGCCACATCCAGGTGGGCCACAAGGCGGTCCGCCCGGTCATCCGCCACGCGGCATGAATCCCATAATGGCGCCGGGCCAGTACCGACCGCAGCATATGTCGCAAGTCCCGCAAGTGGGACCCAATAACGGACCTCCGCGAATGCAG CCGCCAATGCATCCGCAGGGCGGTCTCATGGGCAACCAACAGCCGCCACCCAGATATCCGCAAGCACAGGGCCAATGGCCAGGTCAGAGGCCGGGCGGGCCGCGACCAGGTCCACCAAACGGACCACCGCAACGACCAATG TTCCAGGGACCCATGGGTATGCCTGTGCGGGGTCCGCCAGGTCCCGACTGGCGGCGTCCGCCCATGCACGGCGGCTTCCCGCCTCAGGGTCCGCCGCGTGGTCTTCCCCAAGCGCCGGGCCCAGGCGGACCGCATGGCGCACCCGCACCACATGTGAATCCAGCTTTCTTCAACCAGCCCGGCGGTCCAAATCAGCATCCGGGCATGGGCGGACCACCGCACGGCGGACCAGGTGGGCCACAGCCAGGCATGAACATGCCACCGCAACAGGGCATGAATATGCCACCGCAGCACGGTCCACCGCCGCAGTTTGCGCAGCATGGACCACGCGGTCCATGGCCACCACCGCAGGGCAAGCCGCCAGGACCGTTCCCCGATCCACAAATGGGCCCACAGCTAACGGAGGCTGAGTTCGAGGAGGTGATGAGCAGAAATCGCACGGTCAGCAGTTCAGCAATTGCCAG aGCTGTGTCGGATGCCGCAGCCGGCGAATACTCCAGCGCCATTGAGACACTGGTCACAGCCATTTCGCTGATTAAACAATCAAAAGTGGCACACGATGAGCGTTGCAAGATACTGATCAGCTCACTGCAGGACACACTGCACGGCATCGAGGCGAAGAGCTATAATCGACGCGAACGTTCGCGCTCCAGGGAGCGTTCCCAtcgcagcaggcagaggcgtGAACGCTCATCCTCGCGGTATCGCGAACGGTCACGCGAAAGGGAGCGTGATCGCGATCGCGAGCGTGAACGGGATGGCGG CAGCTATCGCGAGCGGTCGCGCAGTAGAGAACGTGAACGTCAGGCTCAAGATCACTACAGGGATGAAAG cagtcgctcgGCACGTCCAAGGAAGTCGCCCGAGCCCGTTGTGGCGGAAGCAGCTGAGGCGCCGTCATCGAAACGCTACTATGAGGATCGGGAACGGTATCGCTCATCGGATAGGGAGCGTCGTGATCGCGATCGGGATCGTGATCGTGAGAGGGAGCGTGATCGCGACAGGCGGGAGGAGCATCGGTCCAGGCATTGA
- the LOC117894618 gene encoding cleavage and polyadenylation specificity factor subunit CG7185 isoform X1 yields the protein MADVVLDLYAEDLDKDFAGQSQDEFGGDGVDLYDDIGGPTEAAASGGGGGGTPSVDGAAGPGSGDSASSGGGGPNGVYHQGGGSLTPTMNRRYQLYVGNLTWWTTDQDISNALRDIGVNDLQEVKFFENRANGQSKGFSVISLGTESSLRAVLDQLPKKEMHGQAPVVTYPSKQALTQFESLQKTRPVPPPQQNGPPRGPAPPNMGGGPMPPHPGGPQGGPPGHPPRGMNPIMAPGQYRPQHMSQVPQVGPNNGPPRMQPPMHPQGGLMGNQQPPPRYPQAQGQWPGQRPGGPRPGPPNGPPQRPMFQGPMGMPVRGPPGPDWRRPPMHGGFPPQGPPRGLPQAPGPGGPHGAPAPHVNPAFFNQPGGPNQHPGMGGPPHGGPGGPQPGMNMPPQQGMNMPPQHGPPPQFAQHGPRGPWPPPQGKPPGPFPDPQMGPQLTEAEFEEVMSRNRTVSSSAIARAVSDAAAGEYSSAIETLVTAISLIKQSKVAHDERCKILISSLQDTLHGIEAKSYNRRERSRSRERSHRSRQRRERSSSRYRERSRERERDRDRERERDGGSYRERSRSRERERQAQDHYRDESSSRSARPRKSPEPVVAEAAEAPSSKRYYEDRERYRSSDRERRDRDRDRDRERERDRDRREEHRSRH from the exons ATGGCCGATGTGGTCTTGGACTTGTACGCCGAAGACCTGGACAAGGACTTTGCCGGCCAGTCTCAG GACGAATTCGGAGGCGACGGCGTTGATCTCTATGATGACATTGGCGGACCCACCGAGGCGGCTGCCTCTGGTGGCGGGGGCGGCGGCACCCCCTCGGTGGATGGTGCTGCCGGACCAGGCTCGGGAGACTCTGCGTCCAGCGGAGGTGGCGGTCCCAATGGAGTGTACCATCAGGGCGGTGGTAGCTTAACTCCAACCATGAACCGTCGCTACCAGCTATACGTGGGGAATCTCACATGGTGGACAACGGACCAGGACATCTCCAATGCACTGCGGGACATTGGCGTCAACGACTTGCAGGAGGTGAAGTTCTTTGAGAATCGTGCAAATGGACAGTCCAAGGGTTTCAGCGTCATATCGCTGGGCACGGAATCCAGCTTGAGAGCCGTTTTGGATCAACTGCCAAAGAAGGAGATGCACGGTCAGGCCCCGGTGGTCACGTATCCCAGCAAGCAAGCGCTCACGCAATTCGAGAGTCTGCAGAAAACAAGaccagtgccgccgccgcagcagaaTGGTCCGCCACGCGGTCCAGCGCCGCCCAACATGGGTGGTGGCCCAATGCCGCCACATCCAGGTGGGCCACAAGGCGGTCCGCCCGGTCATCCGCCACGCGGCATGAATCCCATAATGGCGCCGGGCCAGTACCGACCGCAGCATATGTCGCAAGTCCCGCAAGTGGGACCCAATAACGGACCTCCGCGAATGCAG CCGCCAATGCATCCGCAGGGCGGTCTCATGGGCAACCAACAGCCGCCACCCAGATATCCGCAAGCACAGGGCCAATGGCCAGGTCAGAGGCCGGGCGGGCCGCGACCAGGTCCACCAAACGGACCACCGCAACGACCAATG TTCCAGGGACCCATGGGTATGCCTGTGCGGGGTCCGCCAGGTCCCGACTGGCGGCGTCCGCCCATGCACGGCGGCTTCCCGCCTCAGGGTCCGCCGCGTGGTCTTCCCCAAGCGCCGGGCCCAGGCGGACCGCATGGCGCACCCGCACCACATGTGAATCCAGCTTTCTTCAACCAGCCCGGCGGTCCAAATCAGCATCCGGGCATGGGCGGACCACCGCACGGCGGACCAGGTGGGCCACAGCCAGGCATGAACATGCCACCGCAACAGGGCATGAATATGCCACCGCAGCACGGTCCACCGCCGCAGTTTGCGCAGCATGGACCACGCGGTCCATGGCCACCACCGCAGGGCAAGCCGCCAGGACCGTTCCCCGATCCACAAATGGGCCCACAGCTAACGGAGGCTGAGTTCGAGGAGGTGATGAGCAGAAATCGCACGGTCAGCAGTTCAGCAATTGCCAG aGCTGTGTCGGATGCCGCAGCCGGCGAATACTCCAGCGCCATTGAGACACTGGTCACAGCCATTTCGCTGATTAAACAATCAAAAGTGGCACACGATGAGCGTTGCAAGATACTGATCAGCTCACTGCAGGACACACTGCACGGCATCGAGGCGAAGAGCTATAATCGACGCGAACGTTCGCGCTCCAGGGAGCGTTCCCAtcgcagcaggcagaggcgtGAACGCTCATCCTCGCGGTATCGCGAACGGTCACGCGAAAGGGAGCGTGATCGCGATCGCGAGCGTGAACGGGATGGCGG CAGCTATCGCGAGCGGTCGCGCAGTAGAGAACGTGAACGTCAGGCTCAAGATCACTACAGGGATGAAAG cagcagtcgctcgGCACGTCCAAGGAAGTCGCCCGAGCCCGTTGTGGCGGAAGCAGCTGAGGCGCCGTCATCGAAACGCTACTATGAGGATCGGGAACGGTATCGCTCATCGGATAGGGAGCGTCGTGATCGCGATCGGGATCGTGATCGTGAGAGGGAGCGTGATCGCGACAGGCGGGAGGAGCATCGGTCCAGGCATTGA
- the LOC117894623 gene encoding bax inhibitor 1 has protein sequence MAAATAQKINERFQSFVHGLNDRYEPHVRQHLAKVYMVLGSTAAATTVGALCQMRGFLDLGVLAAVATLFLVLGLHFYKDNGKNYRTRLTMLYAFGFLSGQTMGPLLAYVSHINPAIIITALTGTFVTFLSLSLAALLAEQGKYLFLGGILVSVVNTMALLSLFNMLFQSYVVQVTQLYVGVFVMAAFIVYDTQNIVQKCRHGNRDVVQHALDLFFDVLSMFRRLLIILTQKEERKQNERRRRN, from the exons atggcagcagcaacagcacagaAAATAAACGAACGTTTTCAGTCGTTTGTCCATGGCCTCAACGATCGCTA TGAGCCGCATGTGCGCCAGCACCTGGCCAAAGTCTACATGGTGTTGGGCAGCACCGCAGCCGCAACCACTGTGGGTGCCCTCTGCCAGATGCGCGGTTTTCTAGATCTCGGCGTGTTGGCTGCCGTGGCCACGCTGTTTCTGGTATTGGGGCTGCATTTCTACAAGGATAATGGCAAGAATTATCGCACACGTTTGACCATGCTCTATGCCTTTGGATTTCTGTCCGGCCAGACAATGGGGCCGCTGCTGGCCTACGTCAGCCACATCAATCCGGCCATTATTATCACCGCACTCACTGGCACCTTTGTCACCTTTCTATCGCTCTCGCTGGCCGCTCTCCTGGCCGAGCAGGGCAAGTATTTGTTCCTCGGCGGAATACTAGTCAGCGTTGTCAACACCATGGCCCTATTGAGTCTCTTCAACATGCTATTCCAGTCGTATGTGGTGCAAGTG ACTCAACTGTATGTGGGTGTCTTCGTCATGGCCGCTTTCATAGTCTACGATACCCAGAACATTGTACAGAAGTGCCGCCATGGCAATCGCGATGTCGTACAGCATGCTTTGGATCTCTTCTTTGACGTATTGAGCATGTTCCGTCGTCTGCTCATAATCTTGACCCAGAAG GAGGAGCGCAAGCAAAACGAGCGCCGCAGGAGGAACTAA